In Actinomycetota bacterium, a single genomic region encodes these proteins:
- a CDS encoding amino-acid N-acetyltransferase, with amino-acid sequence MSGTVTVRPARTADVARIRELIDVYAGDRRLLSKATVTLFESVPEFLVAEQAGRVVGCGALHVMWEDLAEIRTVAVDPTLRGGGVGSALLVRLIARAREVGVARLFCLTFETDFFGRHGFVEIEGTPVDEAVFEQLLHSYDEGVAEFLDLERVKPNTLGNHRMLLIL; translated from the coding sequence GTGAGTGGCACGGTGACGGTGCGGCCCGCCCGCACCGCGGACGTGGCACGGATCCGCGAGCTGATCGACGTCTACGCCGGTGACCGCCGGCTGCTGTCGAAGGCGACCGTCACGCTGTTCGAGTCCGTGCCCGAGTTCCTGGTGGCCGAGCAGGCCGGTCGCGTGGTCGGCTGCGGTGCGCTGCACGTCATGTGGGAGGACCTGGCGGAGATCCGTACCGTCGCGGTCGACCCGACGCTGCGCGGTGGTGGGGTGGGGTCGGCGCTACTGGTCCGGCTGATCGCGCGGGCGCGCGAGGTCGGTGTCGCGCGGTTGTTCTGTCTCACCTTCGAGACGGACTTCTTCGGCCGCCACGGCTTCGTCGAGATCGAGGGAACGCCGGTCGACGAGGCCGTCTTCGAACAGTTGCTGCACTCGTACGACGAAGGTGTCGCGGAGTTCCTCGACCTGGAACGCGTCAAACCGAACACTTTGGGCAACCACCGGATGCTGCTGATCCTCTGA
- the lysS gene encoding lysine--tRNA ligase, giving the protein MTDDPTAATPPAEPDEVDEDQPEQVRVRMDKRARLLAEGTSPYPVSVPVTTTIGAVRTAHPDLGPDVSTGERVGVAGRIIFVRNGGKLCFATLRSGDGEQLQAMVSLAGVGEQRLADWKAQIDIGDLVFVAGEVVTSRSGELSVLADRWAMAAKALRPLPVAHKPLNEETRVRQRYVDLIMRPEARAMARLRPAVVAALRDGLTGRGYLEVETPMLQTVHGGAAARPFVTHSNAFDLDLYLRIAPELFLKRCVVGGIERVFEINRNFRNEGADSTHSPEFAMLEFYAAYADYDAMAVTTRELVQAAAVAATGSTRVVHHDGTVHDLSGEWATVSMYPAVSAAVGQEISPQTDLATLRKLCAATGVDAAGEWLAGKHVEELFEKLVAPGFTGPTFVRDFPLDTSPLVREHRSLAGVVEKWDLYVDGFELATGYSELVDPVVQRERLVAQAALAAGGDAEAMALDDEFLRALEYGMPPSGGVGMGIDRLLMAITGLGIRETVLFPLVKPGGR; this is encoded by the coding sequence GTGACCGACGACCCGACCGCAGCGACGCCGCCAGCAGAGCCGGACGAGGTCGACGAGGACCAGCCCGAGCAGGTCCGGGTCCGGATGGACAAGCGGGCCCGGCTGCTGGCCGAGGGCACCTCGCCGTACCCGGTGTCGGTCCCGGTGACCACGACGATCGGCGCCGTCCGGACCGCCCACCCGGACCTGGGCCCGGACGTCTCCACCGGCGAGCGGGTCGGGGTGGCGGGCCGGATCATCTTCGTACGCAACGGCGGCAAGCTCTGCTTCGCCACCTTGCGTTCCGGTGACGGCGAACAGCTGCAGGCGATGGTGTCGCTGGCCGGGGTCGGCGAGCAGCGGCTGGCGGACTGGAAGGCCCAGATCGACATCGGCGACCTGGTGTTCGTGGCCGGCGAGGTCGTCACGTCCCGCAGCGGGGAACTGTCGGTGCTGGCCGACCGGTGGGCCATGGCCGCCAAGGCACTGCGGCCGCTTCCGGTGGCGCACAAGCCATTGAACGAGGAGACCCGGGTCCGGCAGCGCTACGTCGACCTCATCATGCGTCCGGAGGCCCGTGCCATGGCGCGGCTGCGTCCGGCGGTGGTGGCCGCGTTGCGCGACGGCCTGACCGGCCGGGGATACCTCGAAGTCGAGACCCCCATGCTGCAGACCGTTCACGGTGGCGCTGCCGCGCGGCCGTTCGTCACCCACTCCAACGCCTTCGACCTGGACCTCTACCTGCGTATCGCCCCGGAACTGTTCCTGAAGCGGTGTGTGGTGGGCGGCATCGAGCGGGTGTTCGAGATCAACCGGAACTTCCGCAACGAGGGCGCGGACTCGACGCACAGCCCCGAGTTCGCGATGCTCGAGTTCTACGCCGCGTACGCCGACTACGACGCGATGGCGGTGACCACCCGGGAGCTGGTGCAGGCCGCCGCAGTCGCCGCGACCGGCTCGACCCGGGTGGTCCACCACGACGGGACGGTGCACGACCTGTCCGGTGAGTGGGCCACCGTCTCGATGTATCCGGCGGTGTCGGCGGCCGTCGGGCAGGAGATCTCACCGCAGACCGACCTGGCGACCCTTCGGAAGCTCTGTGCGGCAACCGGAGTCGACGCCGCCGGCGAGTGGCTGGCCGGCAAGCACGTGGAGGAGCTGTTCGAGAAACTGGTGGCTCCGGGTTTCACCGGTCCGACGTTCGTCCGGGATTTCCCGCTCGATACGTCCCCGCTGGTGAGGGAGCACCGGTCGCTGGCCGGCGTCGTGGAGAAGTGGGACCTGTACGTCGACGGGTTCGAACTGGCGACCGGATACAGCGAACTGGTCGATCCGGTGGTGCAGCGCGAGCGCCTGGTGGCGCAGGCTGCGCTCGCCGCCGGGGGGGACGCTGAGGCGATGGCCCTGGACGACGAGTTCCTCCGGGCGCTGGAGTACGGCATGCCGCCCAGTGGCGGCGTGGGGATGGGCATCGACCGGTTGTTGATGGCGATCACCGGTCTCGGGATCCGCGAAACAGTGCTGTTCCCGCTGGTGAAGCCCGGTGGCCGGTGA
- a CDS encoding type III pantothenate kinase, protein MSLLAIDVGNTNTVLGLFDGTELVRSWRVKTDARATADELAFLWRGLLSTAEVDGVCVCSTVPAVLHEVRRVLQQEFAGKPAVVVEPGVRTGVPLLYDNPKEVGADRIVNSLAAYTLYGGPAIVVDFGTSTNFDVVSAKGEFLGGALAPGIEISVDALASRAARLLKVEVTRPRSVIGKTTVEALQSGLLYGFTGQVDGVVSRIAEELGGVKAVIATGGLAPIVVPESATITDHAPDLTLVGLRLVYEKNADG, encoded by the coding sequence ATGAGCCTGCTCGCCATCGACGTCGGCAACACCAACACCGTTCTCGGGCTGTTCGACGGGACCGAACTCGTCCGCTCCTGGCGGGTCAAGACCGACGCGCGGGCCACCGCCGACGAGCTGGCATTCCTGTGGCGCGGCCTGCTCAGCACAGCCGAGGTCGACGGCGTCTGCGTGTGCTCGACCGTTCCCGCTGTGCTGCACGAGGTTCGCCGCGTCCTGCAGCAGGAGTTCGCGGGCAAGCCCGCCGTGGTGGTCGAGCCGGGCGTGCGTACCGGCGTCCCGCTGCTGTACGACAACCCCAAGGAGGTGGGCGCCGACCGGATCGTCAACAGCCTGGCCGCCTACACCCTGTACGGCGGACCGGCGATCGTCGTGGACTTCGGGACCTCGACGAACTTCGACGTCGTGTCGGCCAAGGGGGAGTTCCTCGGCGGCGCACTGGCACCCGGGATCGAGATCTCCGTGGATGCGCTGGCGTCGCGGGCGGCCCGGCTGCTCAAGGTCGAGGTGACCCGGCCGCGGTCGGTCATCGGCAAGACGACGGTGGAGGCACTGCAGTCCGGCCTGCTGTACGGCTTCACCGGTCAGGTCGACGGGGTGGTGTCCCGCATCGCCGAGGAACTCGGCGGTGTGAAGGCCGTGATCGCCACCGGCGGCCTCGCGCCGATCGTGGTCCCCGAGTCCGCGACCATCACCGACCACGCGCCGGACCTCACCCTGGTCGGTCTGCGGCTGGTGTACGAGAAGAACGCCGACGGGTGA
- a CDS encoding carboxylating nicotinate-nucleotide diphosphorylase, with translation MLAAAGLDADQVGRLAAATLAEDLDGGVDVTSVATVPAAQRSTLDLVVRRAGVLAGAPVAAVVFELAGAGDIAVQLPVADGSRVDAGTVVLTATGPTRALLTAERSALNLLGHLSGVATATRAWADALAGTAARVRDTRKTMPGLRALEKYAVRCGGGVNHRMSLSDAALVKDNHVVSAGGVAAAFDAVRQRFPGLAVEVEVDSLSQLDEVLAAGADLVLLDNFDLAQLRAAVARNAGRATLEASGGLTLADAALVGSTGVDYVAVGALTHSAPVLDIGADLRPVTVPAGTAHQPEDPHV, from the coding sequence ATGCTGGCAGCCGCGGGCCTGGACGCCGACCAGGTGGGCCGGCTCGCCGCGGCGACGCTCGCGGAGGATCTCGACGGCGGTGTCGACGTCACGTCGGTGGCCACGGTCCCCGCGGCGCAGCGCAGCACCCTTGATCTCGTCGTACGACGGGCCGGGGTGCTGGCCGGAGCCCCGGTGGCCGCGGTGGTCTTCGAGCTCGCCGGCGCCGGCGACATCGCCGTTCAGTTGCCCGTCGCCGACGGCAGCCGGGTCGACGCGGGCACCGTCGTGCTGACCGCGACCGGGCCGACCCGGGCGCTGCTGACCGCCGAACGCAGCGCCCTGAACCTGCTGGGCCACCTGTCCGGCGTGGCGACGGCCACCCGCGCCTGGGCCGACGCGCTGGCCGGCACCGCCGCCCGGGTCCGCGACACCCGCAAGACGATGCCGGGACTGCGGGCCCTCGAGAAGTACGCCGTGCGCTGCGGCGGCGGGGTGAACCACCGCATGTCGTTGTCCGACGCGGCGCTGGTGAAGGACAACCACGTGGTCTCCGCAGGCGGCGTGGCGGCGGCGTTCGACGCTGTCCGGCAACGGTTCCCGGGCCTCGCCGTCGAAGTCGAAGTGGACTCGCTCAGCCAGCTCGACGAGGTCCTCGCCGCCGGTGCCGACCTTGTCCTGCTGGACAACTTCGACCTCGCGCAACTGCGGGCAGCCGTGGCCCGCAACGCCGGCCGGGCGACGCTGGAGGCCTCCGGCGGCCTGACGCTGGCCGACGCGGCGCTGGTCGGGTCGACCGGGGTGGACTATGTCGCGGTGGGAGCCTTGACCCACTCCGCGCCGGTGCTCGACATCGGAGCCGACCTGCGGCCGGTCACCGTGCCGGCCGGTACCGCCCACCAGCCAGAGGACCCGCACGTATGA
- a CDS encoding L-aspartate oxidase, which produces MPPSISAHLDPVGRAGPARAVPTDSSRRPDAAHPALVEDPSRDRHRGRPALRRLAHPGPRSHGRGRPRRRRAGARRRRRQRRPAGDVRHRGAGRVRNHLHQRRGCPAGPPRRHHHRDRLRPVHRGRARDVPAPDRARGQGQPRGGAGRRPWRGAAVTLRLPARLVSADPGWTADADVVVVGSGVAGLSVALHARRAGYRVLLVTKAQVDEGSTRWAQGGIAAALADDDSPHDHLLDTLVAGAGLCDVAAVRALVTQGPDAVRRLIALGAAFDTDAAGQLALTREGGHLRDRIAHAGGDATGAEISRALVAAVSGRAGIELVADALALDLLRDDRGAVQGVTLHVMGAGQRDGVGAVLAPAVVLATGGLGQVFAASTNPAVATGDGVAMALRAGAEVADLEFVQFHPTVMWLGPQARGQQPLVSEAVRGEGAVLVDDAGVRFMVGLHPLAELAPRDVVAQAIMRRMLQTGAQHVWLDGRGLGAQVWTHRFPTILESCRSHGIDPVTDLIPVGPAQHYASGGVRTDLDGRSSVTGLFAAGEVACTGVHGANRLASNSLLEGLVFAERIGAVLAAGLPERRDPVTATGSAGLLAASSRRTVQQAMTAGAGVLRSADRLETTAAALQALSYAHHPLPSTASWESTNLHSLATVLTHHATAREETRGSHWREDFPALDDEHWRVRLVGSLDPDGVLVTRREPVMPYDDALALAAR; this is translated from the coding sequence CCTCGATCTCATGGTCGCGGCCGGCCTCGTCGTCGGCGAGCAGGTGCACGTCGTCGACGTCGACAACGGCGCCCGGCTGGTGACGTACGTCATCGAGGGGCCGGCCGGGTCCGGAACCATCTGCATCAACGGCGCGGCTGCCCGGCTGGTCCACCCCGGCGACACCATCATCGTGATCGCCTACGGCCAGTTCACCGAGGCCGAGCTCGCGACGTACCAGCCCCGGATCGTGCACGTGGACAAGGCCAACCGCGTGGTGGCGCTGGGCGCCGACCCTGGCGAGGAGCTGCGGTGACGCTGCGGCTGCCGGCCCGGCTGGTCTCGGCGGACCCGGGGTGGACCGCCGACGCCGACGTCGTGGTGGTCGGGTCGGGCGTCGCCGGGCTGAGTGTCGCGCTGCACGCCCGGCGCGCCGGATACCGCGTCCTCCTGGTGACCAAGGCCCAGGTCGACGAGGGCTCCACCCGGTGGGCGCAAGGCGGCATAGCCGCCGCGCTGGCCGACGACGACTCCCCGCACGACCACCTGCTGGACACCCTCGTCGCCGGTGCGGGCCTGTGCGACGTCGCCGCGGTACGTGCCCTGGTCACCCAAGGCCCTGACGCGGTACGGCGACTCATCGCCCTGGGCGCCGCGTTCGACACCGACGCCGCGGGGCAGCTGGCCCTGACCCGCGAGGGCGGTCACCTGCGTGACCGCATCGCCCACGCCGGCGGCGACGCGACCGGCGCGGAGATCTCCCGTGCCCTGGTCGCGGCGGTGTCCGGCCGGGCAGGTATCGAACTGGTCGCCGACGCGCTCGCGCTGGACCTGCTGCGCGACGACCGCGGGGCGGTCCAGGGCGTCACGTTGCACGTGATGGGCGCCGGTCAACGCGACGGGGTCGGTGCCGTGCTCGCCCCGGCGGTGGTGCTGGCGACCGGCGGACTGGGCCAGGTGTTCGCCGCGTCGACCAACCCCGCGGTCGCGACCGGGGACGGCGTGGCCATGGCGTTGCGTGCCGGCGCGGAGGTCGCCGACCTGGAGTTCGTCCAGTTCCACCCGACGGTGATGTGGCTCGGACCGCAGGCCCGCGGCCAGCAGCCGCTGGTCTCCGAGGCGGTCCGCGGCGAGGGCGCGGTCCTCGTCGACGACGCGGGCGTGCGGTTCATGGTCGGGTTGCACCCGCTGGCCGAACTCGCCCCGCGCGACGTCGTCGCTCAGGCGATCATGCGCCGCATGCTGCAGACCGGCGCCCAGCACGTGTGGCTCGACGGCCGCGGCCTCGGGGCGCAGGTGTGGACGCACCGGTTCCCGACGATCCTCGAGTCGTGCCGGTCCCACGGGATCGATCCGGTGACCGACCTGATCCCGGTGGGCCCGGCGCAGCACTACGCCAGCGGCGGCGTACGGACCGACCTGGACGGGCGGTCCTCGGTCACCGGCCTGTTTGCCGCCGGTGAGGTGGCCTGCACCGGCGTCCACGGCGCGAACCGACTGGCGTCCAACTCATTGCTGGAAGGCCTGGTGTTCGCCGAGCGCATCGGCGCGGTGCTGGCCGCAGGCCTGCCGGAACGCCGCGACCCGGTCACTGCGACCGGGTCGGCGGGACTGCTGGCGGCGTCGTCGCGCCGTACCGTGCAGCAGGCGATGACCGCCGGCGCGGGAGTGCTGCGCAGCGCCGATCGGCTCGAGACGACCGCGGCAGCGCTGCAGGCGTTGTCGTACGCCCATCACCCGCTGCCGTCGACCGCCAGCTGGGAGAGCACGAACCTGCACAGCCTCGCCACCGTGTTGACCCACCACGCCACGGCCCGCGAGGAGACGCGCGGGTCGCATTGGCGGGAGGACTTCCCGGCCCTCGACGACGAGCACTGGCGGGTCCGGCTGGTGGGCTCGCTGGATCCCGACGGCGTCCTGGTGACCCGGCGGGAACCGGTCATGCCGTACGACGACGCGCTCGCGCTGGCGGCCCGGTGA